One genomic segment of Clavelina lepadiformis chromosome 3, kaClaLepa1.1, whole genome shotgun sequence includes these proteins:
- the LOC143450515 gene encoding uncharacterized protein LOC143450515: MTEVTEEDIISVTTSGEIFRCVVTDVTTISLNQADTNESAEMEGEFQISEAEQQDNAQNNSSFRQMFSSKTRGRLGSACCTIGILGTASGGGLILMYLVGYYTNAFDNLINLEVLSVPGFVLFFFGFFTSVIGILFCWIWPRSRNRRRQSGRDEEETAGFPLPGVSGHCNHSFVPDPPPSYNTIEEISKAVSSSTSASAEAPPAYKDAVNKEWESSIRANKSSAEISVVELPPPVYSSEV; encoded by the exons ATGACAGAAGTTACTGAAGAAGACATAATCTCTGTGACGACTTCAGGCGAAATTTTCCGTTGCGTAGTGACGGATGTGACGACGATTTCGTTAAACCAAGCTGACACAAACGAAAGTGCAGAAATGGAAGGGGAGTTCCAAATTTCTGAAGCTGAACAACAAGACAACGCGCAAAATAACAGCAGTTTCAGACAAATGTTTTCGAGCAAAACTAGAGGACGTTTGGGTAGTGCATGTTGTACGATAGGGATTTTGGGAACCGCTTCTGGCGGCGGACTCATTCTCATGTACCTGGTTGGATATTACACCAATGCATTTGACAACTTAATCAATCTTGAAGTCCTTTCTGTTCCAGGATTTGTTCTGTTCTTTTTCG GTTTTTTCACATCAGTTATTGGGATACTTTTTTGTTGGATTTGGCCACGTTCAAGGAATAGGCGCAGGCAGAGTGGAAGAGACGAAGAGGAAACAGCCGGCTTTCCACTTCCAGGAGTGTCTGGCCATTGCAACCATTCGTTCGTACCAGATCCACCGCCATCGTATAACACAATTGAGGAAATTAGTAAAGCCGTTTCCTCTAGCACATCTGCATCTGCGGAAGCGCCACCAGCGTACAAGGACGCTGTTAATAAAGAATGGGAAAGTTCTATTCGCGCAAACAAATCTTCTGCGGAAATATCGGTCGTGGAACTACCGCCGCCTGTATATAGCAGCGAGGTTTAG
- the LOC143449695 gene encoding uncharacterized protein LOC143449695, which yields MGCGHSKTGTDNNKTSCLRKFFCCSCCYTGDKNSHETPYRSQHLPEGRDQVPTYDVTGYTRPKLKTESEISPTTLAFMSFAQRNEHLTELDRSAIEHNKTEYPLYYVRMEDEERFSTNYETPQNVRRNEHFPMKIEEEATKL from the exons ATGGGTTGTGGACATTCCAAGACTGGCACTGATAACA ATAAAACTTCTTGCCTCCGAAAATTTTTCTGCTGTTCCTGCTGCTACACAGGAGACAAAAACTCACACGAAACTCCATATCGATCTCAACATCTCCCTGAAGGACGAGACCAGGTTCCGACCTATGATGTAACCGGTTACACTAGACCGAAATTGAAGACTGAGTCTGAAATATCGCCTACTACTCTGGCTTTTATGTCATTCGCACAACGTAATGAACATCTAACTGAACTTGACCGTTCAGCAATAGAACATAACAAGACTGAATATCCTTTGTATTACGTGAGAATGGAAGATGAAGAACGATTTTCTACTAATTACGAAACTCCACAAAATGTACGTCGAAATGAGCATTTTCCAATGAAAATTGAAGAAGAAGCAACAAAACTGTAA
- the LOC143449694 gene encoding uncharacterized protein LOC143449694, with amino-acid sequence MHVWFQSVVDVTNSSSSPDSNRQRENGSRRSHRQQDNCNSLKEMKIKFIIGYAFGIGLVLFGVALMILYFVLKNFRNCLVPSLTLIAMGIASLAFGEFFRSKLRQKRPQNCHGVSSVRVHSIPAIEDEPPPYCVGTFADHGSSLPVGDINHVNTYYGRRENSLFVDNSERRCLRLESSTVTDILPSYEEATKAEGNSTMK; translated from the exons ATGCACGTTTGGTTTCAATCTGTGGTTGATGTAACAAACAGTTCAAGCTCACCTGACTCGAATCGACAAAGAGAAAATGGATCCAGGAGATCTCACCGCCAGCAAGATAATTGCAACTctttaaaagaaatgaaaattaaatttatcatCGGTTATGCTTTTGGAATTGGACTAGTTTTATTTGGTGTCGCGTTGatgattttgtattttgtactaaaaaattttcgtaATTGTTTAGTTCCGTCTTTGACCCTGATCGCAATGG GAATTGCTTCTTTGGCATTTGGAGAATTTTTTCGGTCAAAACTACGTCAAAAACGTCCTCAAAACTGTCACGGCGTCAGTTCAGTTCGTGTTCATTCGATTCCAGCTATAGAAGATGAACCGCCACCATACTGCGTTGGTACTTTTGCTGATCATGGTTCGTCATTGCCTGTCGGTGACATAAACCATGTCAACACATACTACGGCAGAAGAGAAAACTCCTTATTTGTAGACAACTCGGAAAGGAGATGCTTGCGTTTAGAAAGCAGCACAGTGACAGATATTTTGCCGTCATATGAAGAGGCAACAAAAGCTGAAGGAAATTCGACAATGAAATAA